DNA from Chryseomicrobium sp. FSL W7-1435:
TCATCAGGAGACCGCCGAGAAGGCGCCATCATTAAAATTACAAAGCGTGGACTGGACCGCATAGTCGGGACCTTCCAAGACAATAAAGGCTACGGCTTTGTTATTCCGGATGACAAGAAGCTTCCAATGGATATTTTTGTCGCTAAAGGCGATACGCTAGGCGCTGCAGAAGGCCACAAAGTAATCGTTGAAATTACCGATTGGCCATCAGGACGCAATTCAGCATCCGGTAAGATTTCACAAATTCTTGGCCACAAGAATGACCCGGGTGTGGATATCCTTTCGATTATTCACAAACACGGCATTCCAACTGAGTTCCCAGAAGATGTATTAGAACAAGCAGAATCTACGGGAGATGTCGTGGACCCTGCAGATATCGAAGGACGTCGCGATTTACGTGAAGAAGTCATCGTTACGATTGACGGTGCAGACGCTAAGGATTTAGATGATGCAGTCGCTGTCAAAAAGCTAGACAATGGCAATTATGAACTTTCGGTACATATTGCTGACGTCAGTCACTATGTGACAGAGCATTCGGCCATCGACGTGGAAGCATTAGACCGCGGGACAAGCGTTTATTTAGCTGACCGTGTTATTCCTATGTTGCCTCACCGACTGTCTAACGGAATCTGTTCATTGAACCCACAAGTCGACCGCTTAACCTTGTCTTGTGTGATGGAAATTGACTCACAAGGGCAAGTCGTCAAACATGAGATTTTTGAGAGTATCATCAACACAACGGAACGCATGACGTACCGCGATGTGTATTTAATTTTAGAAGAGAATGACCAAGAACTTCGCACGCGTTACGAATCACTCGTTCCGATGTTTGAACTGATGGCAGAACTTGCTGCTGTTCTTCGCGGAAAACGAGAACAACGTGGTGCAATTGACTTTGACTTCCCAGAAGCGAAGATTTTAGTGAACGAAGAGGGCTGGCCGACAGAAATCGTCAACCGTGACCGCACAGTTGCAGAGAAGTTGATTGAAGAATTCATGCTAGCTGCCAATGAAACAGTGGCGCAACACTTCAAGTGGATGGATGTACCGTTTATGTACCGTATCCACGAAGATCCAAAGCCTGAGAAGTTACAACGTTTCTTCGAATTCTTAACGTCATTTGGATTGGTTGTCAAGGGCTCTAGCAACGACATTCACCCAAAAGCCCTGCAAGAAATCATTGAGTCAATTTCTGGCTTACCAGAAGAACCTGTCATCTCGACGATGCTTCTTCGCTCCCTGCAACAAGCAAAATACGATCCAGAATGCTTAGGACACTTTGGTCTTTCGACAGAGTATTACACGCATTTTACATCACCGATTCGACGTTACCCAGATCTTATCGTGCACCGATTGATTCGTACGTATTTAATCAAGGACGACTTGTCTCAATCAACGATTGCGCATTGGTCAGCTAACTTAGGCGATATTGCCGAGCATGCCTCTAAAATGGAGCGTCGTGCAGTGGATGCAGAACGTGATGTCGAAGCATTGAAAAAAGCACAATTCATGGTTGATAAGATTGGCGAAGAGTTCGAAGGTATCGTGAGCTCGGTCACGAACTTTGGGATCTTTGTAGAATTGCCAAACACAATCGAAGGCTTGATCCATGTAACGAACTTATCCGATGACTACTACAACTTTGATGACCGTCAAATGATCATGCGTGGTGAACGCACAGGTCGTGAATTCCGTTTAGGGGATGAAGTCAAAGTCAAAGTAACCAATGTAACGGTCGAAGAATCATCTATTGATTTTGAAGTCGTGGGTATGGTTAAAGCAGCTGGACGCGAACGTCGTCAGACACCGAAAGTCATCATTGCGGGTCGCTCTGCAAAGCAGCCTGACCGTGGTGGCAAGCGTGAGAAAGACGACAAAGGCAAGTCAGGTGCAAAAGGCAGACCATCACAAAAGAAGCAATTCTTTGAAGATGTAGCCAAGAAAAAGAAAAAGAAACGAAAAAAATAGGGAGGCCACAGCCTCCCTCTAGTAGGTGAATGAGATGGCAAAAAAACACGATGACAAAGTACTCGCACAAAACAAAAAGGCCTCTCATGATTATTTCATCGAAGACACGATGGAAGCCGGTATTGTTCTGCAAGGGACGGAGATCAAGTCGATTCGAAATGGTCGAGTTCAATTGAAAGACGCGTTCATTCGAATCCGTAACAATGAAGCCTGGATTTCAAATATGCACATCAGCCCTTATGAGCAAGGGAACCGGTTCAATCATGATCCACTTCGCGTGCGCAAGTTGCTCCTTCACAAAAAACAGATTGCCGAACTGATTGGCAAGACAAAGCGTGATGGATTTACCGTCATTCCGTTGAAGATGTATGTGAAGAATGGCTACGCCAAAGTACTGATCGGTCTTGGTAAAGGAAAGAAAGACTACGACAAGCGCAGCGATATGAAGAAGAAGGAAGCGAAGCGTGAGATTGAGCGAGCTTTCAAAGCACGGAATCAGTAAATCAGTTGAAGTTTGACCTTCTCTGATATATACTAATAGGGAACAACCAAGTTCACTTATTTCCATATCGGGGACGTTATGGATTCGACAGGAATGGTCTGAGCTTGGGTGGCGCGTCAGAGGCTCGGCTCTGTAAAAACGGAACCTATAATAACAGGCAAAACAAACAACAACCTAGCATTCGCTGCTTAATAGCGTGAATCTGCTCTATGTACCCATCGCCCATGTGGCTATGTAGAGCTCACTCTCAGTGGGATACGGTAACTGGTGCAGTCTGAGTCAGTTGCAAGAGATTTTCGGACTAGTCCATCTAACGCCTGCTTATCGGCAAAGGATCGGACGAAATTCAGTAGGTAAGCTACACGCGTAGAAGCTCAAGTATTAGAGTTTCTGGACGCGGGTTCAAATCCCGCCGTCTCCATTCGAATCTTGCTTGTGTGGCAAGGTTCAATGGTTTATAACCGGAAGTATCATCTTCCAAAAAAGCCTTCTAATCTCATTGAGATTGGGAGGCTTTTTCTTTTTCATAAAAACTCCTCCAGAAGAAAAGACCCCGTGGGTGAGGTGCCTGTTTTAGACTCAATTCTGGTAGTTGATGAGACTCAGTTCGAGACGAAGTCGAAGAAGTGTGGCTCTTCAGCTGCCGATTTAGAATTGTGGCTGTGACAGGCTCCGGATCAATAATATACCTCTTGGATACCTGTGCACCACATTACTCAGTCTATTCACTACAATTCTATAAATATAAAGAAAGAAACTTGTAACAGCAAGCTTTATAATTCGTGTATACAAATTGTGTTGAATTGTTTCATGCACAGGTACCTTTTTTCCCATAAATCAACATGTTTATAGATTTAAAAATAGAAAACCCCCCAAGACAGGGGAAAAGGTAGGTTTGTACTCCTTATTTTTGTACTCTACTTTTTAGTGGTTCCGAGTGGACACGACTTCATCGAAGACAGAGTAATGTCTACTTTGCTATACGACGCAGAGTACCTAATACAAGCTGGCTTTTCAGAATAAAATGAATATAATTGCACGCCGACCACCATCATCATCATACTTAAAAACAGCAGTATAACGACAAATAAAGAAGTTTTACAGATTCTTTGCATATTTCTCCTCGTGCCTACTCCATTACCTTAATACAAACGCCCTTATAATTCCTCATTCACACCCTAAAGCGTGACACCTCAACACTTATTATAAATACTAGCAAAAGTTCCATGTTTTTTCACTATATAATTTGAAGAATGGACCTATGCTAATTCCTAAAATTGGGTAGATGTAGAACTGTTTTCCTCAACATAAGGGCAACTAAAGTATTAGTCTCACTAATTTTCCCACCATATTAATGAATTGAGTAATACGATAGCTCAACTTAACCTGATAATATATTGGTTGTAATAATAGAATAAAGTCACTTCCATTAACATAGGAGGAGGCTTTAGCGATTTAACCTGTTTGAAAAGCCTCATTTATCTCTAATGAGTTAAAGTTTTCCTCACCAATAACGAATTTAAAAAAACGAAGAAGCTTTTCTTGATACTGATTAAATTCATTATTTATTAGTTTTGTAGCCTTCCAAGGCTTGTCCTGTAACCATGTTTCCTCGAAAATGAATCCTTCGAAGTTAGGTTCGTGTGTGAGGCGAAACTCCTCACTACCAATGGTTTCTAAGATATTATTGTTGCTTCCTTCATCAAAGGGTATGTTGTCTAAGTCATGTATTAAATAAGCTTGAATGCCGAAGTGTTCCAATACCTCATAGTAAGCTTTTTGTGTCAATTTGCCATTGCATGGTATTACTGACACTTCTCGCAAAAATCGTTCTAAAGCATCTGCTTTGTCAGGATGCAGTTCTTGTAATTTGTTTTTTATGGCAGTAATACTGGCAACTTCACAATCACCCTCAACAAGGACTACCCTCTTAGCAAAAAATGCTTCTAATGTGGCAGTATTGAAATTTAATAACATTCTCATTCTGTTACGTTTCTCTGCAGCGGATTCTCCATTATATATATTTTCGTTTACTTGAATAATCTTTGATGAAAGGTCATCTAGTTTTTGCATAACAACAGTACCTTGATGTCTATCCGCTAAATCTATGAAATTTTCAGAGTGTGATGTACAAACAACTTGTGCCAAACTGTGTTTTGAAATCTCGACTAATGAATCTCGCATTTTGCGTTGGAGATGTGGATGCAGATATATTTCAGGTTCTTCAATTAAGAATAAGAAGCTTCTCTTCCACTCTTGGGTTGTGTCATCATTGTCCAAGTTATTTTGAGTTAACTGTTCTGCCATAAGTTCCAAAAGCGATAATATTAGCATGCGTTGAACCCCGTTACCTTGCTGGCTAGGGCTAGTAATAAGATTATTATACTTTAGTAATATATTGGAGTTTAAGTGGAGCTTTTCCATTACCTCTGGAATATTAAAATCAACACTTGCTTCGACATCTAATAACCGTTGTAACTTACGACTTATTTTCCCTTCCAAATTCTGTACTTCAGCATGACGAGTTTCATTATTGAATATATTTTTTAATGCTGTTAGAGATGACTTGAAATTTTCGATTTCTGGCGTTTGATTCAAGTGATTTTCAAATAAGGCTGCGGCAATTTGGTTTGCTGCCGATTTATTTTTATTTGCATCTGCTTCATCATCAATTAATTTGACTGCTGGGACATAGATTACTTTAGGCATAATAGATCGTAAATTTGAAGAGAACCCATTGGGGTTTTTCATCCACTCCGGTTCGCCTTCAGTTATCAGATCAGAATTATTAAGGAAAACATATTCTGTAAAGTCAGCTTTTTTGGGTTTTACTATTGTTCCATTCGATATTTCTCGATCTGCACAATATGAATT
Protein-coding regions in this window:
- the rnr gene encoding ribonuclease R, with protein sequence MDSQQLEQMIVDLMRDDTYKPLTTKELEAHFQIDDADDFKEFVKTLVRLEENGKIVRSRSNRYGVPERMNLIAGKFIGHARGFGFVAPEEEGMDDIFIPPTEINGAFNGDMVLVRVSSSSSGDRREGAIIKITKRGLDRIVGTFQDNKGYGFVIPDDKKLPMDIFVAKGDTLGAAEGHKVIVEITDWPSGRNSASGKISQILGHKNDPGVDILSIIHKHGIPTEFPEDVLEQAESTGDVVDPADIEGRRDLREEVIVTIDGADAKDLDDAVAVKKLDNGNYELSVHIADVSHYVTEHSAIDVEALDRGTSVYLADRVIPMLPHRLSNGICSLNPQVDRLTLSCVMEIDSQGQVVKHEIFESIINTTERMTYRDVYLILEENDQELRTRYESLVPMFELMAELAAVLRGKREQRGAIDFDFPEAKILVNEEGWPTEIVNRDRTVAEKLIEEFMLAANETVAQHFKWMDVPFMYRIHEDPKPEKLQRFFEFLTSFGLVVKGSSNDIHPKALQEIIESISGLPEEPVISTMLLRSLQQAKYDPECLGHFGLSTEYYTHFTSPIRRYPDLIVHRLIRTYLIKDDLSQSTIAHWSANLGDIAEHASKMERRAVDAERDVEALKKAQFMVDKIGEEFEGIVSSVTNFGIFVELPNTIEGLIHVTNLSDDYYNFDDRQMIMRGERTGREFRLGDEVKVKVTNVTVEESSIDFEVVGMVKAAGRERRQTPKVIIAGRSAKQPDRGGKREKDDKGKSGAKGRPSQKKQFFEDVAKKKKKKRKK
- the smpB gene encoding SsrA-binding protein SmpB, whose amino-acid sequence is MAKKHDDKVLAQNKKASHDYFIEDTMEAGIVLQGTEIKSIRNGRVQLKDAFIRIRNNEAWISNMHISPYEQGNRFNHDPLRVRKLLLHKKQIAELIGKTKRDGFTVIPLKMYVKNGYAKVLIGLGKGKKDYDKRSDMKKKEAKREIERAFKARNQ
- a CDS encoding AAA family ATPase — translated: MRIKEFTIKNFKNVGYREPCTLTFPRVDGEGASDFITIIGENNIGKSSILEALKLFLPETDIPNIPSINMFSFKREPVNTTEYMEILVVFDDFNDLDRGNRFIKPYIFNGEMKIRRIWSNSTVKDSDVPFEVFIPNRSISEINMDGIWNARIFAEVSPALIEQYNSYCADREISNGTIVKPKKADFTEYVFLNNSDLITEGEPEWMKNPNGFSSNLRSIMPKVIYVPAVKLIDDEADANKNKSAANQIAAALFENHLNQTPEIENFKSSLTALKNIFNNETRHAEVQNLEGKISRKLQRLLDVEASVDFNIPEVMEKLHLNSNILLKYNNLITSPSQQGNGVQRMLILSLLELMAEQLTQNNLDNDDTTQEWKRSFLFLIEEPEIYLHPHLQRKMRDSLVEISKHSLAQVVCTSHSENFIDLADRHQGTVVMQKLDDLSSKIIQVNENIYNGESAAEKRNRMRMLLNFNTATLEAFFAKRVVLVEGDCEVASITAIKNKLQELHPDKADALERFLREVSVIPCNGKLTQKAYYEVLEHFGIQAYLIHDLDNIPFDEGSNNNILETIGSEEFRLTHEPNFEGFIFEETWLQDKPWKATKLINNEFNQYQEKLLRFFKFVIGEENFNSLEINEAFQTG